In Arvicola amphibius chromosome 1, mArvAmp1.2, whole genome shotgun sequence, one DNA window encodes the following:
- the Fgf22 gene encoding fibroblast growth factor 22 isoform X2, with the protein MRRRLWLGLAWLLLARATGVPDGYPHLEGDVRWRRLFSSTHFFLRVDPGGRVEGTRWRHGQDSIVEIRSVHVGTVVIKAVYSGFYVAMNRRGHLYGSVPRTH; encoded by the exons ATGCGCCGCCGCCTCTGGCTGGGCTTGGCCTGGCTGCTGCTGGCTCGGGCAACGGGTGTCCCGGACGGGTACCCGCATCTGGAGGGCGACGTGCGCTGGCGACGCCTCTTCTCCTCCACCCACTTCTTCCTGCGAGTGGACCCCGGTGGCCGGGTGGAGGGGACGCGCTGGCGGCATGGCCAGGACA GCATTGTTGAGATCCGCTCTGTCCATGTGGGCACCGTGGTGATCAAGGCTGTGTACTCAGGCTTCTACGTGGCCATGAATCGCAGAGGCCACCTCTATGGGTCG GTTCCGAGAACGCATTGA
- the Rnf126 gene encoding E3 ubiquitin-protein ligase RNF126 isoform X3: protein MAEASPQPGRYFCHCCSVEIVPRLPDYICPRCESGFIEELPEETRNTENGSAPSTAPTDQNRQPFELSPIPSPFAVAVYGGLTASSPQSVDQHLFTLPQGYSQFAFGIFDDSFEIPTFPPGAQADDGRDPESRREREHQSRHRYGARQPRARLTARRATGRHEGVPTLEGIIQQLVNGIISPAAVPSLGLGPWGVLHSNPMDYAWGANGLDTIITQLLNQFENTGPPPADKEKIQALPTVPVTEEHARGWSAPCAKRTMRWARSCGSCPATTCSMTAALCPGWSSTTAAQSAARASPDRTRPPIPQA from the exons ATGGCCGAGGCATCGCCGCAGCCCGGACGGTACTTCTGCCACTGCTGTTCGGTGGAGATCGTGCCTCGCCTGCCG GATTACATCTGCCCAAGGTGCGAGTCTGGCTTCATTGAGGAGCTTCCAGAAGAGACCAG GAACACAGAAAACGGCTCTGCCCCCTCCACAGCCCCCACCGACCAGAACCGGCAGCCATTTGAG TTGTCTCCCATTCCTTCTCCCTTCGCTGTTGCGGTGTACGGCGGCCTCACTGCATCTTCCCCACAGAGTGTGGACCAGCACCTATTCACGCTGCCGCAGGGGTACAGCCAGTTTGCTTTTGGCATCTTCGACGATAGCTTTGAGATTCCCACGTTTCCTCCTGGGGCACAGGCCGATGATGGCAGGGACCCTGAGAGCCGTCGGGAGAGAGAGCACCAGTCTAGACATCGGTACGGAGCCCGGCAGCCCCGGGCTCGCCTTACTGCCCGGCGGGCCACTGGCCGGCATGAAGGTGTCCCCACGCTGGAAGG GATCATCCAGCAACTTGTGAATGGTATCATCTCCCCGGCCGCTGTACCCAGCCTGGGCCTTGGTCCCTG GGGCGTCCTGCACTCGAACCCAATGGACTACGCCTGGGGGGCCAACGGCCTGGACACCATCATCACACAG CTCCTCAATCAATTTGAGAACACCGGCCCCCCACCCGCAGACAAGGAGAAGATTCAGGCCCTCCCCACGGTCCCCGTCACAGAGGAACAC GCTCGGGGCTGGAGTGCCCCGTGTGCAAAGAGGACTATGCGCTGGGCGAGGTCGTGCGGCAGTTGCCCTGCAACCACCTGTTCCATGACAGCTGCATTGTGCCCTGGCTGGAGCAG CACGACAGCTGCCCAGTCTGCCGCAAGAGCCTCACCGGACAGAACACGGCCACCAATCCCCCAGGCCTGA
- the Fstl3 gene encoding follistatin-related protein 3 isoform X2 translates to MRGGVCWLQQGREATCSLVLKTDVSREECCASSNINTAWSNFTHPGNKISLLGFLGLVHCLPCKDSCDGVECGPGKACRMVGGRPHCECAPDCEGLPTGLQVCGSDGATYRDECELRVARCRGHPDLRIMYRGRCQKSCAHVVCPRPQSCLVDQTGSAHCVVCRSAPCPVPSSPGQELCGNNNVTYISSCHLRQATCFLGRSIGVRHPGVCTGAPKVPPEEEENFL, encoded by the exons ATGAGAG GTGGTGTGTGCTGGCTCCAGCAGGGCAGAGAGGCCACCTGCAGCCTGGTGTTGAAGACAGACGTCAGTCGGGAGGAGTGTTGCGCCTCCAGCAACATCAATACAGCCTGGTCCAACTTCACCCACCCGGGCAATAAAATCAGCCTGCTGGGCTTCCTGGGCCTGGTGCACTGCCTGCCATGCAAAG ATTCCTGCGACGGCGTGGAGTGTGGGCCTGGCAAGGCGTGCCGCATGGTGGGGGGCCGTCCACACTGCGAGTGCGCACCCGACTGCGAGGGGCTTCCCACGGGCTTGCAGGTCTGCGGCTCTGATGGCGCCACCTACCGGGACGAGTGCGAGTTGCGTGTGGCGCGCTGCCGTGGACACCCGGACCTGCGCATCATGTACCGAGGCCGCTGCCAAA AGTCCTGCGCTCACGTAGTGTGCCCACGCCCCCAGTCATGCCTTGTGGACCAGACCGGCAGCGCTCACTGTGTGGTGTGTCGTTCTGCCCCCTGCCCAGTGCCTTCCAGCCCCGGCCAGGAACTCTGTGGCAACAACAACGTTACCTATATCTCCTCGTGTCACCTGCGCCAGGCCACCTGCTTCCTGGGTCGCTCCATTGGAGTTCGCCACCCGGGTGTCTGCACAG GTGCCCCCAAAGTACcaccagaggaggaagagaacttCCTGTGA
- the Rnf126 gene encoding E3 ubiquitin-protein ligase RNF126 isoform X2: MAEASPQPGRYFCHCCSVEIVPRLPDYICPRCESGFIEELPEETRNTENGSAPSTAPTDQNRQPFESVDQHLFTLPQGYSQFAFGIFDDSFEIPTFPPGAQADDGRDPESRREREHQSRHRYGARQPRARLTARRATGRHEGVPTLEGIIQQLVNGIISPAAVPSLGLGPWGVLHSNPMDYAWGANGLDTIITQLLNQFENTGPPPADKEKIQALPTVPVTEEHVGSGLECPVCKEDYALGEVVRQLPCNHLFHDSCIVPWLEQHDSCPVCRKSLTGQNTATNPPGLTGVGFSSSSSSSSSSSPSNENATSNS, encoded by the exons ATGGCCGAGGCATCGCCGCAGCCCGGACGGTACTTCTGCCACTGCTGTTCGGTGGAGATCGTGCCTCGCCTGCCG GATTACATCTGCCCAAGGTGCGAGTCTGGCTTCATTGAGGAGCTTCCAGAAGAGACCAG GAACACAGAAAACGGCTCTGCCCCCTCCACAGCCCCCACCGACCAGAACCGGCAGCCATTTGAG AGTGTGGACCAGCACCTATTCACGCTGCCGCAGGGGTACAGCCAGTTTGCTTTTGGCATCTTCGACGATAGCTTTGAGATTCCCACGTTTCCTCCTGGGGCACAGGCCGATGATGGCAGGGACCCTGAGAGCCGTCGGGAGAGAGAGCACCAGTCTAGACATCGGTACGGAGCCCGGCAGCCCCGGGCTCGCCTTACTGCCCGGCGGGCCACTGGCCGGCATGAAGGTGTCCCCACGCTGGAAGG GATCATCCAGCAACTTGTGAATGGTATCATCTCCCCGGCCGCTGTACCCAGCCTGGGCCTTGGTCCCTG GGGCGTCCTGCACTCGAACCCAATGGACTACGCCTGGGGGGCCAACGGCCTGGACACCATCATCACACAG CTCCTCAATCAATTTGAGAACACCGGCCCCCCACCCGCAGACAAGGAGAAGATTCAGGCCCTCCCCACGGTCCCCGTCACAGAGGAACACGTGG GCTCGGGGCTGGAGTGCCCCGTGTGCAAAGAGGACTATGCGCTGGGCGAGGTCGTGCGGCAGTTGCCCTGCAACCACCTGTTCCATGACAGCTGCATTGTGCCCTGGCTGGAGCAG CACGACAGCTGCCCAGTCTGCCGCAAGAGCCTCACCGGACAGAACACGGCCACCAATCCCCCAGGCCTGACAGGGGTGGGCTTCTCGTCATCCTCGTCTTCATCCTCGTCCAGCTCGCCCAGCAACGAGAACGCCACAAGCAACTCCTGA
- the Fgf22 gene encoding fibroblast growth factor 22 isoform X1: MRRRLWLGLAWLLLARATGVPDGYPHLEGDVRWRRLFSSTHFFLRVDPGGRVEGTRWRHGQDSIVEIRSVHVGTVVIKAVYSGFYVAMNRRGHLYGSRVYSVDCRFRERIEENGYNTYASRRWRHHGRPMFLALDGQGIPRQGGQTWRHQLSTHFLPVMVSS, translated from the exons ATGCGCCGCCGCCTCTGGCTGGGCTTGGCCTGGCTGCTGCTGGCTCGGGCAACGGGTGTCCCGGACGGGTACCCGCATCTGGAGGGCGACGTGCGCTGGCGACGCCTCTTCTCCTCCACCCACTTCTTCCTGCGAGTGGACCCCGGTGGCCGGGTGGAGGGGACGCGCTGGCGGCATGGCCAGGACA GCATTGTTGAGATCCGCTCTGTCCATGTGGGCACCGTGGTGATCAAGGCTGTGTACTCAGGCTTCTACGTGGCCATGAATCGCAGAGGCCACCTCTATGGGTCG CGGGTCTACTCTGTGGACTGTAGGTTCCGAGAACGCATTGAGGAGAACGGCTACAACACATACGCCTCACGACGCTGGCGGCACCACGGTCGCCCTATGTTCCTGGCACTGGACGGCCAGGGCATTCCCCGGCAAGGTGGACAGACATGGCGACACCAACTGTCCACACACTTCCTGCCAGTGATGGTCTCGTCTTGA
- the Fstl3 gene encoding follistatin-related protein 3 isoform X1: MCPGALWPLLWGALVWAVGSVGAVMGSGDSAPGGVCWLQQGREATCSLVLKTDVSREECCASSNINTAWSNFTHPGNKISLLGFLGLVHCLPCKDSCDGVECGPGKACRMVGGRPHCECAPDCEGLPTGLQVCGSDGATYRDECELRVARCRGHPDLRIMYRGRCQKSCAHVVCPRPQSCLVDQTGSAHCVVCRSAPCPVPSSPGQELCGNNNVTYISSCHLRQATCFLGRSIGVRHPGVCTGAPKVPPEEEENFL; this comes from the exons ATGTGTCCTGGGGCACTGTGGCCGCTGCTTTGGGGAGCCCTGGTCTGGGCTGTGGGATCCGTGGGTGCCGTGATGGGCTCGGGGGATTCCGCGCCCG GTGGTGTGTGCTGGCTCCAGCAGGGCAGAGAGGCCACCTGCAGCCTGGTGTTGAAGACAGACGTCAGTCGGGAGGAGTGTTGCGCCTCCAGCAACATCAATACAGCCTGGTCCAACTTCACCCACCCGGGCAATAAAATCAGCCTGCTGGGCTTCCTGGGCCTGGTGCACTGCCTGCCATGCAAAG ATTCCTGCGACGGCGTGGAGTGTGGGCCTGGCAAGGCGTGCCGCATGGTGGGGGGCCGTCCACACTGCGAGTGCGCACCCGACTGCGAGGGGCTTCCCACGGGCTTGCAGGTCTGCGGCTCTGATGGCGCCACCTACCGGGACGAGTGCGAGTTGCGTGTGGCGCGCTGCCGTGGACACCCGGACCTGCGCATCATGTACCGAGGCCGCTGCCAAA AGTCCTGCGCTCACGTAGTGTGCCCACGCCCCCAGTCATGCCTTGTGGACCAGACCGGCAGCGCTCACTGTGTGGTGTGTCGTTCTGCCCCCTGCCCAGTGCCTTCCAGCCCCGGCCAGGAACTCTGTGGCAACAACAACGTTACCTATATCTCCTCGTGTCACCTGCGCCAGGCCACCTGCTTCCTGGGTCGCTCCATTGGAGTTCGCCACCCGGGTGTCTGCACAG GTGCCCCCAAAGTACcaccagaggaggaagagaacttCCTGTGA
- the Rnf126 gene encoding E3 ubiquitin-protein ligase RNF126 isoform X4, with product MAEASPQPGRYFCHCCSVEIVPRLPDYICPRCESGFIEELPEETRNTENGSAPSTAPTDQNRQPFELSPIPSPFAVAVYGGLTASSPQSVDQHLFTLPQGYSQFAFGIFDDSFEIPTFPPGAQADDGRDPESRREREHQSRHRYGARQPRARLTARRATGRHEGVPTLEGIIQQLVNGIISPAAVPSLGLGPCSSINLRTPAPHPQTRRRFRPSPRSPSQRNTWARGWSAPCAKRTMRWARSCGSCPATTCSMTAALCPGWSSTTAAQSAARASPDRTRPPIPQA from the exons ATGGCCGAGGCATCGCCGCAGCCCGGACGGTACTTCTGCCACTGCTGTTCGGTGGAGATCGTGCCTCGCCTGCCG GATTACATCTGCCCAAGGTGCGAGTCTGGCTTCATTGAGGAGCTTCCAGAAGAGACCAG GAACACAGAAAACGGCTCTGCCCCCTCCACAGCCCCCACCGACCAGAACCGGCAGCCATTTGAG TTGTCTCCCATTCCTTCTCCCTTCGCTGTTGCGGTGTACGGCGGCCTCACTGCATCTTCCCCACAGAGTGTGGACCAGCACCTATTCACGCTGCCGCAGGGGTACAGCCAGTTTGCTTTTGGCATCTTCGACGATAGCTTTGAGATTCCCACGTTTCCTCCTGGGGCACAGGCCGATGATGGCAGGGACCCTGAGAGCCGTCGGGAGAGAGAGCACCAGTCTAGACATCGGTACGGAGCCCGGCAGCCCCGGGCTCGCCTTACTGCCCGGCGGGCCACTGGCCGGCATGAAGGTGTCCCCACGCTGGAAGG GATCATCCAGCAACTTGTGAATGGTATCATCTCCCCGGCCGCTGTACCCAGCCTGGGCCTTGGTCCCTG CTCCTCAATCAATTTGAGAACACCGGCCCCCCACCCGCAGACAAGGAGAAGATTCAGGCCCTCCCCACGGTCCCCGTCACAGAGGAACACGTGG GCTCGGGGCTGGAGTGCCCCGTGTGCAAAGAGGACTATGCGCTGGGCGAGGTCGTGCGGCAGTTGCCCTGCAACCACCTGTTCCATGACAGCTGCATTGTGCCCTGGCTGGAGCAG CACGACAGCTGCCCAGTCTGCCGCAAGAGCCTCACCGGACAGAACACGGCCACCAATCCCCCAGGCCTGA
- the Rnf126 gene encoding E3 ubiquitin-protein ligase RNF126 isoform X5, protein MAEASPQPGRYFCHCCSVEIVPRLPDYICPRCESGFIEELPEETRNTENGSAPSTAPTDQNRQPFELSPIPSPFAVAVYGGLTASSPQSVDQHLFTLPQGYSQFAFGIFDDSFEIPTFPPGAQADDGRDPESRREREHQSRHRYGARQPRARLTARRATGRHEGVPTLEGIIQQLVNGIISPAAVPSLGLGPCSSINLRTPAPHPQTRRRFRPSPRSPSQRNTLGAGVPRVQRGLCAGRGRAAVALQPPVP, encoded by the exons ATGGCCGAGGCATCGCCGCAGCCCGGACGGTACTTCTGCCACTGCTGTTCGGTGGAGATCGTGCCTCGCCTGCCG GATTACATCTGCCCAAGGTGCGAGTCTGGCTTCATTGAGGAGCTTCCAGAAGAGACCAG GAACACAGAAAACGGCTCTGCCCCCTCCACAGCCCCCACCGACCAGAACCGGCAGCCATTTGAG TTGTCTCCCATTCCTTCTCCCTTCGCTGTTGCGGTGTACGGCGGCCTCACTGCATCTTCCCCACAGAGTGTGGACCAGCACCTATTCACGCTGCCGCAGGGGTACAGCCAGTTTGCTTTTGGCATCTTCGACGATAGCTTTGAGATTCCCACGTTTCCTCCTGGGGCACAGGCCGATGATGGCAGGGACCCTGAGAGCCGTCGGGAGAGAGAGCACCAGTCTAGACATCGGTACGGAGCCCGGCAGCCCCGGGCTCGCCTTACTGCCCGGCGGGCCACTGGCCGGCATGAAGGTGTCCCCACGCTGGAAGG GATCATCCAGCAACTTGTGAATGGTATCATCTCCCCGGCCGCTGTACCCAGCCTGGGCCTTGGTCCCTG CTCCTCAATCAATTTGAGAACACCGGCCCCCCACCCGCAGACAAGGAGAAGATTCAGGCCCTCCCCACGGTCCCCGTCACAGAGGAACAC GCTCGGGGCTGGAGTGCCCCGTGTGCAAAGAGGACTATGCGCTGGGCGAGGTCGTGCGGCAGTTGCCCTGCAACCACCTGTTCCATGA
- the Rnf126 gene encoding E3 ubiquitin-protein ligase RNF126 isoform X1: MAEASPQPGRYFCHCCSVEIVPRLPDYICPRCESGFIEELPEETRNTENGSAPSTAPTDQNRQPFELSPIPSPFAVAVYGGLTASSPQSVDQHLFTLPQGYSQFAFGIFDDSFEIPTFPPGAQADDGRDPESRREREHQSRHRYGARQPRARLTARRATGRHEGVPTLEGIIQQLVNGIISPAAVPSLGLGPWGVLHSNPMDYAWGANGLDTIITQLLNQFENTGPPPADKEKIQALPTVPVTEEHVGSGLECPVCKEDYALGEVVRQLPCNHLFHDSCIVPWLEQHDSCPVCRKSLTGQNTATNPPGLTGVGFSSSSSSSSSSSPSNENATSNS, translated from the exons ATGGCCGAGGCATCGCCGCAGCCCGGACGGTACTTCTGCCACTGCTGTTCGGTGGAGATCGTGCCTCGCCTGCCG GATTACATCTGCCCAAGGTGCGAGTCTGGCTTCATTGAGGAGCTTCCAGAAGAGACCAG GAACACAGAAAACGGCTCTGCCCCCTCCACAGCCCCCACCGACCAGAACCGGCAGCCATTTGAG TTGTCTCCCATTCCTTCTCCCTTCGCTGTTGCGGTGTACGGCGGCCTCACTGCATCTTCCCCACAGAGTGTGGACCAGCACCTATTCACGCTGCCGCAGGGGTACAGCCAGTTTGCTTTTGGCATCTTCGACGATAGCTTTGAGATTCCCACGTTTCCTCCTGGGGCACAGGCCGATGATGGCAGGGACCCTGAGAGCCGTCGGGAGAGAGAGCACCAGTCTAGACATCGGTACGGAGCCCGGCAGCCCCGGGCTCGCCTTACTGCCCGGCGGGCCACTGGCCGGCATGAAGGTGTCCCCACGCTGGAAGG GATCATCCAGCAACTTGTGAATGGTATCATCTCCCCGGCCGCTGTACCCAGCCTGGGCCTTGGTCCCTG GGGCGTCCTGCACTCGAACCCAATGGACTACGCCTGGGGGGCCAACGGCCTGGACACCATCATCACACAG CTCCTCAATCAATTTGAGAACACCGGCCCCCCACCCGCAGACAAGGAGAAGATTCAGGCCCTCCCCACGGTCCCCGTCACAGAGGAACACGTGG GCTCGGGGCTGGAGTGCCCCGTGTGCAAAGAGGACTATGCGCTGGGCGAGGTCGTGCGGCAGTTGCCCTGCAACCACCTGTTCCATGACAGCTGCATTGTGCCCTGGCTGGAGCAG CACGACAGCTGCCCAGTCTGCCGCAAGAGCCTCACCGGACAGAACACGGCCACCAATCCCCCAGGCCTGACAGGGGTGGGCTTCTCGTCATCCTCGTCTTCATCCTCGTCCAGCTCGCCCAGCAACGAGAACGCCACAAGCAACTCCTGA